The nucleotide sequence GGCCCGGCATCGGCGGCACCGGGTGGCCGCCGGCGAACGCGTCGAACTCAGGCACCTCGGCCGGCTCCGGTTCGGCCGGCGTCTTCTTCTCCGGGATCAGCAGGCTGCCGATCAGCAGCACCGCGACCGCGATGCCGCCGTAGAGCAGGATCTGGTTACGCTCGACGCCCTCGTTGAAGGCCAGCCGCATGCCGGCCACGGCGACGATCCAGACCAGCGAGATCGGCAGCAGCACCTTCCAGCAGAAGTGCATGAACTGGTCGTACCGCAGCCGCGGCAGGGTGCCGCGCAGCCAGATGAAGACCCAGATCAGCGCGATGACCTTGCCCAGGAACCACAACATCGGCCACCAGCCGGTGTTGAACATGCCGTCGTTGATCGCCGAGATCGGCCAAGGCGCCCGCCAGCCGCCCAGGAACAGCGTCGTGGCGATGGCCGAGACGTTGACCATGTTGAAGTACTCGGCCTGGAAGAACATCGCGTACTTGAACGACGAGTACTCCGTGCCCCAGCCGGCCACCAGCTCGCCCTCGGCCTCGGGCAGGTCGAACGGCGCCCGGTTCGTCTCGCCCACCATCGAGATGAGGTAGATGAGGAACGACGGCAGCAGGATGATGCCGTACCAGAGCCGCTCCTGCTCCGCGACGATGCCCGACGTCGACATGGTGCCGGCGAACAGGAACACGCCGACGAACGACAGCCCCATGACCAGCTCGTACGAGATGACCTGGGCGGTCGAGCGCAGGCCGCCGAGCAGCGGGTACGTCGAGCCGCTGGACCAGCCGGCCAGCATCAGGCCGTAGACGCCGACCGACGCGATGGCCAGCGTGAACAGCACCGCCACCGGCAGGTCGGTGAGCTGCAGCCGGGTCTCCTCGCCGAAGATCGAGACCTCCGGGCCCATCGGGATGACCGCGAGGATGAGGAACGACGGCACCAGCGCCACGATCGGCGCGAGGACGTAGACGACCTTGTCGGCCGCCTTCGGGATGATGTCCTCCTTGAACATCAGCTTGGTGCCGTCGGCCAGGCTCTGCAGCCAGCCGCCGGGGCCGGTGCGGTTCGGGCCGAGGCGGTGCTGCATGCGCGCCACGACCTTGCGCTCGAAGACGATGTTGAACAGCGTCAGCAGGATCAGCAGCACGAAGATCGCCACGACCTTGATGGCGATGATCCACCAGGGGTCGCTGCCGAACCCGGCGATCTCGTCGGCTGCCACATCTTGAAGTCGAGTCATGCGAGGATCACTCACTCTCTCCAGTCAGGTGCAGCCCTGGACCGATCGACGTGGGGACCTTCGGCCCCGCACCTCGCCCGGTACTCGCATGACTCTCCGGGGTCTCTGCGGCGATGGCGATCACGACTCAGTACCTCCACCCGCGAGCTTCACGACCTGGCCGGCGCCGGCGCCCAGTGACCGGTGCAGCGTCGAGCCGTTCGAGTTCTCCGGCAGCCAGACCACGCGGTCGGGCATCTCCGTCACCCGCACCGGGACGGTGAGCGAGCCGGTCGCCGTCCGGACGGTGAGCGGCTCGCCGTCGGCGACACCGACCTCGGCGGCGGTGCCGGCGGAGATGCGCGCCTCGGCTCGCTTCGCCGTCGCCGCCAGGTGCGGTTCGCCGTCCTGCAGCCGGCCGCCGTCGAGCAGCAGCCGCCAGCTGGCCAGCACCGCCTCACGCTCGCCGGGCCGCGGTGGGCCGGCGGGCGGGGTGTCGGTGGACTCCGGCCGGGCGCCGTCCCAGACGCCCAGCTCGGCGATCTCGGCGCGGACGTCGTCGACGTCGCGCAGTCCGAGGCGGATGCCCAGCTCGCCGGCGATGGCGTCGAGCACGGCGGCGTCGCTGAGCGACGGCGTCTGTGCGAGCACCGCGGGGAAGGGCCGGAGCCGGCCCTCCCAGTTGACGAACGTGCCGGCCTTCTCGACCGGCGGCGCCACCGGCAGCACGATGTCGGCCAGTTCGGTGACCTCGCTGTGCCGCACCTCGAGGCTGACGACGAAGCCGGCGGCCTCGAGCGCCCGCTTCGCGGCGGCCGGGTCGGGCAGGTCGGCCAGCTCGACGCCGGCCACCAGCGCGCCGGCCAGCACACCGCTGGTCAGTGCCGACAGGATGCCGGTGGTGTCGCGCCCGGGCAGCGACGGCAGCGACGCGACGGACCAGGCGGCGGCGACGTCGACCCGGGCCTCCGGGTCGGCGACCGGCCGGCCGCCGGGCAGCAGCGTCGGCAGCGCGCCGGCCTCGAGCGCGCCGCGCTCACCGGCCCGCCGCGGCACCCAGGCCAGCCGGGCGCCGGTGACGGTGGCGACGCGGGCGGCCGCGGACAGCGCGCCCGGGATCGTCGCCAGCCGCGAGCCGACCAGGATGACGGCGCCCTTCTGGCGCAGCGCCTCGCCCAGGTAGGCGACGCGGTCGTCGCCGAGCGTGACGGCGTTGAGGATCTCCGGCTCGGTGCCCGGCGCGGCCGGCAGCAGCGTGCCGCCGGCCTTCTTCAGGCCGCGGGTGAGGAACGGCGCGATGCCGTGCACCTGCGTGCCGTTCTTGCGGTTGGCCTTGCGCAGCCGCAGGAACAGCGCGCCGGCCTCCTCCTCGGGCTCCAGCCCGACCAGCAGGACCGCCGGCGCCTTCTCGACGTCGGTGAACGTCACGCCGAGGCCGGAGCCGGCGACGGAGGCCAGGAAGCCGGCCTCTTCGGCCGAGTGCGGCCGCGAGCGGAAGTCGACGTCGTTCGTGTCGAGGGCGACCCGGGCGAACTTCGCGTACGCGTAGGCGTCCTCGTGGGTCAGCCGGCCGCCGGTCAGGACGCCGACGCCGCCGGCGTCGCGCGACCGGGCCAACCCCTGCGACGCCAGCGTCAGCGCCTCCGGCCAAGATGCCGCGACCAGCTCGCCGGTCTCCTCGTCGCGGACCAGCGGGTGCGTG is from Jiangella alkaliphila and encodes:
- the nuoH gene encoding NADH-quinone oxidoreductase subunit NuoH yields the protein MTRLQDVAADEIAGFGSDPWWIIAIKVVAIFVLLILLTLFNIVFERKVVARMQHRLGPNRTGPGGWLQSLADGTKLMFKEDIIPKAADKVVYVLAPIVALVPSFLILAVIPMGPEVSIFGEETRLQLTDLPVAVLFTLAIASVGVYGLMLAGWSSGSTYPLLGGLRSTAQVISYELVMGLSFVGVFLFAGTMSTSGIVAEQERLWYGIILLPSFLIYLISMVGETNRAPFDLPEAEGELVAGWGTEYSSFKYAMFFQAEYFNMVNVSAIATTLFLGGWRAPWPISAINDGMFNTGWWPMLWFLGKVIALIWVFIWLRGTLPRLRYDQFMHFCWKVLLPISLVWIVAVAGMRLAFNEGVERNQILLYGGIAVAVLLIGSLLIPEKKTPAEPEPAEVPEFDAFAGGHPVPPMPGQEFVAARIPAATTKTDDRTEETSRA
- a CDS encoding NADH-quinone oxidoreductase subunit G, which produces MTVTTNSTSDAVEPQPNLVTVTIDGFEVSVPEGTLVIRAAELIGIQIPRFCDHPLLEPVGACRQCMVEVPDMGNGRGMPKPQASCTLTVTPGMVINTQFSSPVADKAQQGIMEFLLINHPLDCPVCDKGGECPLQNQAMSNGRGDSRYEGKKRTYPKPINISAQVLLDRERCVLCARCTRFSQEIAGDPFIELLERGSLQQVGIYEKEPFESYFSGNTIQICPVGALTSAAYRFRSRPFDLVSVPSVAEHDACGSAIRVDHRRGAVMRRLAGDEPEVNEEWITDKDRFAFRWSTLDDRITHPLVRDEETGELVAASWPEALTLASQGLARSRDAGGVGVLTGGRLTHEDAYAYAKFARVALDTNDVDFRSRPHSAEEAGFLASVAGSGLGVTFTDVEKAPAVLLVGLEPEEEAGALFLRLRKANRKNGTQVHGIAPFLTRGLKKAGGTLLPAAPGTEPEILNAVTLGDDRVAYLGEALRQKGAVILVGSRLATIPGALSAAARVATVTGARLAWVPRRAGERGALEAGALPTLLPGGRPVADPEARVDVAAAWSVASLPSLPGRDTTGILSALTSGVLAGALVAGVELADLPDPAAAKRALEAAGFVVSLEVRHSEVTELADIVLPVAPPVEKAGTFVNWEGRLRPFPAVLAQTPSLSDAAVLDAIAGELGIRLGLRDVDDVRAEIAELGVWDGARPESTDTPPAGPPRPGEREAVLASWRLLLDGGRLQDGEPHLAATAKRAEARISAGTAAEVGVADGEPLTVRTATGSLTVPVRVTEMPDRVVWLPENSNGSTLHRSLGAGAGQVVKLAGGGTES